In Neisseriaceae bacterium CLB008, one genomic interval encodes:
- a CDS encoding C45 family autoproteolytic acyltransferase/hydrolase has translation MLAFLSLKGSHFEVGEALGRFGAEAFARFRAQSPAWQHLLRWLPSVELQKMAALVQTHYPDYWQELLGLAQGLGLPIDQVLLWNCRGDFWALAPDGCTTILTPGAGLAVAHNEDGDPLFRGHCGVAQVRVGDEAFVSFFYPGSLLGHTFATNQHGLAITVNNLRLQNEDVGMPRMVLARATVAARTIDEVRTVLSQTARAGGFHFTVAELATKRLYSVEFGPYHCSVEQVQTPSVHANHMIHAAMRPYPQLITGSSAFRQIAGDALLAQGAAPLAILFSKDHPNYPLFREDEQDSDNEHTLATVCFEANGDDWDWCVYEYAAIEPVLRFKNIESLPS, from the coding sequence ATGCTGGCATTTTTAAGCTTAAAAGGCAGTCATTTTGAAGTGGGTGAGGCGCTGGGGCGTTTCGGGGCCGAGGCATTTGCGCGCTTTCGGGCGCAAAGCCCCGCGTGGCAGCATTTATTGCGCTGGCTGCCGAGCGTTGAGCTGCAAAAAATGGCGGCCTTGGTGCAGACGCATTATCCCGACTATTGGCAAGAACTGCTGGGTCTCGCGCAAGGCTTGGGCCTGCCCATTGATCAAGTCTTGTTATGGAACTGTCGCGGTGATTTTTGGGCGCTTGCGCCCGATGGCTGCACCACGATTTTAACCCCCGGTGCGGGATTGGCCGTGGCCCATAACGAAGACGGCGATCCTTTGTTTCGAGGCCATTGTGGCGTGGCTCAGGTGAGGGTGGGCGATGAGGCCTTTGTGTCGTTCTTTTACCCAGGCTCGCTGCTTGGCCATACGTTTGCCACCAATCAACACGGCTTGGCCATCACGGTGAATAATCTGAGGCTGCAAAATGAAGACGTGGGCATGCCGCGCATGGTGTTGGCGCGCGCCACGGTGGCGGCACGCACGATAGACGAAGTGCGTACGGTATTAAGCCAAACGGCCCGTGCCGGAGGCTTTCATTTTACCGTGGCCGAGCTGGCGACTAAACGCCTCTACAGCGTTGAGTTTGGGCCTTACCATTGCTCGGTAGAGCAGGTGCAAACGCCCAGCGTCCACGCCAACCACATGATTCACGCGGCGATGCGGCCTTATCCGCAGTTGATTACCGGTTCATCGGCGTTTCGCCAGATTGCGGGCGATGCGTTGTTGGCCCAAGGTGCGGCGCCGTTAGCGATTTTATTCAGCAAAGACCACCCCAACTATCCGCTGTTTCGAGAAGACGAACAGGACAGCGACAACGAGCACACTTTGGCTACAGTCTGCTTTGAGGCCAACGGTGATGATTGGGACTGGTGTGTGTATGAGTATGCCGCGATTGAGCCGGTGCTGCGGTTTAAAAATATTGAGTCATTGCCCTCCTAA
- the glnQ gene encoding glutamine ABC transporter ATP-binding protein GlnQ — protein MTMILFDKVVKKFGQNVVLDHVDLSIEQGEVVVVIGPSGSGKSTLLRCINALEAINGGDLIVDGLSVRSSKAVVREIRQEAGMVFQQFNLFPQLTALQNVAFGPRHVRGTSTKVAEQEAAELLHKVGLGDRQDHLPSQLSGGQQQRVAIARALAVKPKLMLFDEPTSALDPELRQEVLKVMQSLAEEGMTMVVVTHEIGFAKQVGTRLIFMEDGHIAVDGDPRTLLDQPTNPRLRAFLKHVE, from the coding sequence ATGACCATGATCCTTTTCGATAAAGTAGTGAAAAAATTTGGCCAAAACGTGGTGTTAGACCACGTTGACCTAAGTATTGAGCAAGGCGAAGTGGTGGTGGTGATCGGGCCCTCTGGTTCGGGTAAGTCCACGCTGCTGCGCTGTATCAATGCCCTTGAGGCCATTAACGGCGGCGACCTCATCGTCGACGGCTTAAGCGTGCGCTCGAGTAAGGCCGTGGTGCGAGAGATTCGCCAAGAGGCGGGGATGGTGTTTCAGCAGTTTAACCTATTCCCCCAATTAACGGCCTTGCAAAACGTGGCGTTTGGGCCGCGACACGTGCGCGGCACGTCGACCAAGGTGGCAGAGCAAGAGGCGGCCGAGCTGTTGCATAAGGTGGGGTTAGGAGATCGGCAAGATCACCTGCCTAGCCAGCTGTCTGGCGGTCAGCAGCAGCGGGTGGCGATTGCCCGAGCGCTGGCGGTGAAGCCCAAGCTGATGCTGTTTGATGAGCCGACGTCGGCGCTCGACCCTGAGCTGCGCCAAGAAGTGTTGAAGGTGATGCAATCGCTGGCTGAGGAGGGCATGACCATGGTGGTGGTGACCCACGAAATTGGCTTTGCCAAGCAAGTGGGGACGCGGCTGATTTTTATGGAAGACGGACACATTGCGGTTGATGGCGACCCTCGCACGCTGTTGGATCAGCCCACCAACCCAAGATTGCGTGCCTTCTTAAAGCACGTGGAGTAG
- a CDS encoding carboxymuconolactone decarboxylase family protein, protein MMADRMPPLPESSWDEAQTEAAQEVMAGPRKGLIAPFVPLLRSPELLTHAQRMGAYLRYRSALTLRLSELVILINARLWDQPVEWAIHAPIAAEAGLAADSIEAISQGRWPANLAEDEGIVYGFSMELHQHKAVSDATWAQAQALLGEQGVVDLIGLNGYYSFLAMTMNACRTPVPAGATSVLPALK, encoded by the coding sequence ATGATGGCCGACCGCATGCCGCCTTTGCCCGAATCATCTTGGGATGAGGCGCAAACCGAGGCTGCACAAGAAGTGATGGCCGGGCCTCGTAAAGGCTTAATCGCGCCGTTTGTGCCGCTGCTGCGTAGCCCTGAGCTGTTAACCCACGCCCAGCGCATGGGGGCGTATTTGCGCTATCGCAGCGCGCTGACCTTACGCTTGTCGGAGCTGGTTATTCTCATCAATGCACGCCTGTGGGATCAGCCGGTAGAGTGGGCGATCCACGCGCCGATTGCGGCCGAGGCGGGTTTGGCCGCAGACAGCATTGAGGCGATTAGCCAAGGGCGATGGCCTGCGAATTTGGCCGAAGACGAGGGCATTGTGTATGGATTTTCGATGGAGCTGCACCAGCACAAGGCCGTCAGCGATGCGACTTGGGCGCAGGCGCAAGCCTTATTGGGTGAGCAAGGCGTGGTCGATTTGATTGGGCTGAATGGCTATTATTCATTTTTGGCGATGACCATGAATGCCTGCCGTACGCCCGTGCCTGCTGGCGCGACATCGGTGTTGCCGGCGCTTAAGTAA
- a CDS encoding aspartate aminotransferase family protein, producing the protein MSHIIHRSLHHVPKVAVRAEGVYIYDQEGRRYLDGSGGAAVSCLGHGHPKVLAAMHAQIDQLAYAHTSFFTSAASEALADYLVAHAPPGLNQVYFVSGGSEAVEAALKLARQYFVEIGQPQRTRFIARRQSYHGNTLGALALGGNEWRRKQFEPLLMDVGRVSPCYEYRDRQDHESQDDYTARLLTELEAQIVAMGPETILGFCAEPVVGATAGAVPPTPGYFKGIRALCDRYGILLIADEVMCGMGRTGSLYAIEQEGCVPDLLTMAKGLGGGYQPIGAVLAAEPIVAALKAGSGLFQHGHTYIGHPTACAAALAVQQVLLEDGVLAQVGGLGDYLAQQLRAALGDHPHVGDIRGRGLFWGVELVADRASKRPFAPELKLHQVIKAQAMALGLLVYPMGGTIDGRQGDHVLLAPPFISSHAQLDELVDKLKGAIDAAILWALAQGGRL; encoded by the coding sequence ATGAGCCACATCATTCACCGCAGTTTACATCACGTGCCCAAGGTCGCCGTTCGCGCCGAAGGGGTCTACATTTACGATCAAGAAGGGCGTCGTTACTTGGACGGCAGCGGCGGCGCGGCCGTGTCGTGCTTAGGCCATGGCCACCCTAAGGTATTGGCCGCCATGCACGCCCAAATCGATCAGCTGGCTTACGCCCACACCAGTTTCTTTACTTCGGCGGCCTCAGAAGCTTTGGCCGATTATCTGGTTGCGCACGCACCGCCTGGTTTAAACCAGGTGTATTTTGTCTCAGGCGGCTCCGAGGCGGTGGAAGCAGCCCTCAAGCTGGCGCGGCAATATTTTGTGGAGATTGGCCAGCCGCAGCGTACGCGCTTCATTGCGCGGCGCCAAAGCTATCACGGCAATACGCTCGGGGCCTTGGCCTTGGGCGGCAATGAATGGCGCCGTAAACAGTTTGAGCCTTTGTTAATGGATGTGGGGCGGGTGTCGCCTTGCTATGAATATCGAGATCGGCAGGATCACGAAAGCCAAGACGACTACACTGCGCGGCTATTGACCGAGCTGGAAGCGCAAATTGTGGCCATGGGGCCAGAGACCATTTTGGGCTTTTGTGCCGAGCCGGTGGTAGGGGCAACGGCGGGTGCCGTGCCGCCGACGCCGGGTTATTTTAAAGGCATTCGCGCCTTGTGCGACCGCTATGGCATCTTGCTGATTGCCGACGAGGTGATGTGTGGCATGGGCCGTACCGGCAGCCTGTACGCCATCGAGCAAGAAGGCTGCGTGCCTGATTTATTGACCATGGCTAAAGGCTTGGGCGGTGGTTATCAGCCGATTGGCGCAGTGCTGGCGGCCGAGCCCATCGTGGCGGCCTTGAAAGCAGGCAGTGGCCTGTTTCAGCATGGCCATACCTATATTGGCCACCCGACTGCCTGTGCGGCGGCTTTGGCGGTACAGCAAGTGTTGCTGGAGGATGGCGTCTTGGCTCAGGTAGGCGGCTTAGGCGACTATTTGGCCCAGCAGTTGCGGGCGGCCTTGGGCGACCACCCCCACGTGGGTGACATTCGTGGTCGTGGATTATTTTGGGGCGTAGAGCTGGTGGCCGATCGGGCCAGTAAACGGCCTTTTGCGCCCGAGCTTAAACTGCATCAAGTGATTAAAGCGCAGGCCATGGCGTTGGGCCTATTGGTCTATCCTATGGGCGGCACCATCGATGGGCGGCAGGGCGATCATGTGCTGTTGGCACCGCCTTTCATCAGCAGCCATGCCCAGCTGGATGAACTCGTTGATAAACTCAAGGGCGCGATTGATGCGGCTATATTGTGGGCTTTGGCCCAAGGAGGCCGCCTATGA